A portion of the Channa argus isolate prfri chromosome 19, Channa argus male v1.0, whole genome shotgun sequence genome contains these proteins:
- the LOC137104501 gene encoding mediator of RNA polymerase II transcription subunit 1-like isoform X2 encodes MKGQSIISNLHAKFAEKSWNETFQLVRRCMEKPRDKSKPCEPLVRTLQRLQEGLDVSSVNTMRSRLEMIAKQQGMGFHITDDTCYLTADLFYLEVVLLPCGGVEEVKVAPHGGSPAPSESLRQLLRLKNFAAFSMKLAGLFRQYNIPGDKYTSFALFLKKQTFFFSFYHLRPLVFCFYTNLLLPFCPSKVKLKLFTSLQSLWKDLQLMSLLPREPKDSHAQLDMINNGRIGCLMAGKQDCPPTIQFYINPADVKQTSDSPFAFKEMEAVVQTAQVTLGVSDVNHKLQMASVIPQPPQLDAQGNPVFLPLNEVPNETLPACFLLKLQPAVPVTVSFVKKLSEITDVTMLDVDLQWAPLPKLLMRGSLSANSHEETLHDGDPIFTVSLFGGVMHRYIFPGAAWDAPERKGTAMDSIPFTHPAHVPPILELLRQQCAFNILLSSCITPQLVSSGLVCNLHFEVLLESDTSFSVTFQQPDTDNLAVCKGSSSISSDISSSTDHTPTKAPKNVATSEGLDSSTRTLSTPSPGLILPSKSSSLSSPALSSNGHETNSSSSSSAPAETVAVVHPQPGTHTRSRQSKAHSHAPIDLLPDHTLLQIFSHLPTNQLCRCARVCRRWYNLAWDPRLWSTIRLTGELLHADRAIRVLTHRLCQDTPNVCLTLETVVVNGCKRLTDRGLHVVAQCCPELRRLEVAGCYNISNEAVFEVVSRCPNLEHLNLSGCSKVTCISLTQEASLQLSPLHGQQISIHYLDMTDCFSLEDEGLRTIAYHCPRLTHLYLRRCTRLTDEALRHLALHCPSIKELSLSDCRLVGDFGLREVARLEGCLRYLSVAHCTRITDVGMRYVARYCPRLRYLNARGCEGLTDHGLGHLARSCPKLKSLDVGKCPLVSDSGLEQLAMYCQGLRRVSLRACESVTGRGLKALAANCCELQLLNVQDCEVSPEALRFVRRHCRRCVIEHTNPAFY; translated from the exons ATGAAGGGACAGTCCATCATCTCTAACCTGCACGCGAAGTTTGCAGAGAAGTCATGGAACGAGACTTTTCAGCTTGTCCGCAGATGCATG GAGAAACCCAGAGATAAATCCAAACCCTGCGAGCCACTAGTTAGAACCCTGCAAAGGCTCCAGGAGGGGTTGGATG TGTCCTCCGTGAATACCATGAGGTCTCGTTTGGAAATGATTGCCAAACAACAAGG GATGGGTTTTCACATTACTGATGACACATGCTACTTGACAGCAGACTTGTTCTACTTGGAGGTGGTGTTGCTGCCATGTGGTGgggtggaggaggtgaaggtggCCCCACATGGAGGATCTCCTGCT CCCAGTGAGAGCCTTCGACAACTGCTGAG GTTGAAGAATTTTGCTGCCTTCTCCATGAAATTGGCAGGCCTCTTCAGGCAGTACAACATCCCTGGAGACAAGTACACGtcttttgcattgtttttaaaaaaacaaactttttttttttccttctatcaTTTGAGGCCactagtattttgtttttatactaaTCTATTGCTGCCTTTTTGCCCAAgtaaagtcaaattaaaactgTTTACATCTCTACAATCCCTCTGGAAAGACTTGCAGCTCATGTCACTTTTGCCAAG GGAACCTAAGGACAGTCACGCCCAATTGGACATGATTAACAATGGCCGGATTGGGTGTCTAATGGCTGGAAAACAGG attgTCCTCCGACTATCCAGTTCTATATCAACCCAGCTGATGTAAAGCAAACTTCAGATTCAC CTTTTGCATTTAAAGAGATGGAGGCGGTTGTTCAGACAGCCCAGGTGACTTTGGGTGTCAGCGACGTGAATCACAAGCTTCAGATGGCTTCTGTGATCCCACAGCCTCCACAGCTGGATGCCCAGGG CAACCCTGTGTTCCTGCCATTGAATGAAGTGCCAAATGAGACTCTGCCGGCCTGTTTCCTGCTCAAACTGCAGCCAGCAGTACCAGTGACGGTGTCTTTTGTTAAGAAGCTCAGTGAAATTACAG ATGTGACTATGCTAGATGTTGACCTGCAGTGGGCGCCTTTACCCAAACTTCTGATGAGGGGTTCACTGAGTGCAAACAGCCATGAGGAGACATTACATGACGGGGATCCTATTTTTACAGTG TCTCTCTTCGGGGGTGTAATGCACCGTTATATTTTCCCTGGAGCTGCATGGGATGCACCTGAGCGTAAAGGCACAGCAATGGACAGCATTCCCTTCACCCACCCTGCCCATGTCCCACCTATACTGGAGCTGCTGCGCCAACAGTGTGCTTTTAACATTCTGCTGAGCAGCTGTATTACTCCTCAGCTTGTCAGTTCAG GTCTAGTCTGTAACCTGCACTTTGAAGTCCTTCTGGAGTCTGACACAAGCTTTTCTGTGACCTTCCAGCAGCCTGACACAGACAACCTCGCTGTTT GTAAAGGGAGCTCAAGCATCTCTTCTGACATAAGTTCGAGCACAGATCACACACCAACTAAAGCTCCAAAGAATGTGGCTACCAGCGAAG GTCTAGACTCCAGCACAAGGACTTTGAGCACCCCGAGCCCTGGTCTGATCCTGCCGTCTAagtcctcctctctctcctcacctgcCCTTTCCAGCAACGGCCATGAGACcaactcctcctcttcctcctctgctcccgCCGAGACGGTCGCCGTGGTCCACCCTCAGCCCGGCACCCACACTCGTTCCCGCCAGTCCAAAGCCCACTCACACGCGCCCATTGACCTCCTCCCTGATCACACCCTCCTGCAGATCTTTTCCCATCTCCCCACCAATCAGCTGTGCCGGTGCGCACGCGTATGCCGTCGTTGGTACAACCTGGCATGGGACCCGAGGCTGTGGAGCACCATCCGACTAACGGGAGAGCTGCTCCATGCCGACCGTGCCATCAGGGTCCTGACTCACCGGCTGTGCCAGGACACCCCAAATGTGTGTCTGACTCTAGAGACGGTGGTGGTGAATGGCTGCAAGAGGCTCACTGACCGGGGGCTGCACGTGGTGGCTCAGTGCTGCCCAGAGCTGCGGCGCCTGGAGGTCGCTGGCTGTTATAACATCTCCAATGAGGCTGTGTTTGAAGTGGTGTCCCGCTGCCCCAACCTGGAACACCTGAACCTCTCAG GCTGCTCTAAGGTGACGTGTATCAGCCTTACCCAGGAGGCCTCACTCCAGCTGTCCCCTCTGCACGGCCAGCAGATCTCCATTCACTATCTGGACATGACCGACTGCTTTTCCCTTGAGGATGAGGGCCTGCGAACTATCGCTTACCACTGCCCTCGCCTCACACATCTCTATTTGCGCCGCTGCAccagactgacagatgaagcCCTGCGCCACCTGGCTCTCCACTGCCCCTCGATAAAAGAGCTGAGTCTCAGTGACTGTCGCCTGGTTGGGGACTTTGGCCTCCGTGAAGTGGCCCGACTGGAGGGCTGCCTGCGCTACCTGAGTGTGGCCCACTGCACCCGCATTACAGATGTGGGCATGCGTTATGTGGCTCGCTACTGCCCAAGACTGCGCTACCTGAATGCCAGGGGTTGCGAGGGGCTGACAGATCACGGTCTTGGCCACCTGGCTAGGAGCTGTCCTAAACTCAAGTCTCTGGATGTGGGCAAGTGCCCGCTGGTGTCAGACAGTGGACTGGAGCAGCTGGCTATGTATTGCCAAGGCCTGAGGCGCGTGAGTCTCAGGGCGTGCGAGAGCGTAACAGGCCGAGGACTCAAAGCTCTGGCGGCCAACTGCTGCGAGCTGCAGCTTCTCAACGTGCAGGACTGTGAGGTGTCGCCAGAGGCTCTGCGGTTTGTGAGACGCCACTGCCGGCGCTGCGTCATCGAGCACACAAACCCTGCTTTCTACTGA
- the LOC137104501 gene encoding F-box/LRR-repeat protein 7-like isoform X5 encodes MERDFSACPQMHVSSVNTMRSRLEMIAKQQGMGFHITDDTCYLTADLFYLEVVLLPCGGVEEVKVAPHGGSPAPSESLRQLLRLKNFAAFSMKLAGLFRQYNIPGDKYTSFALFLKKQTFFFSFYHLRPLVFCFYTNLLLPFCPSKVKLKLFTSLQSLWKDLQLMSLLPREPKDSHAQLDMINNGRIGCLMAGKQDCPPTIQFYINPADVKQTSDSPFAFKEMEAVVQTAQVTLGVSDVNHKLQMASVIPQPPQLDAQGNPVFLPLNEVPNETLPACFLLKLQPAVPVTVSFVKKLSEITDVTMLDVDLQWAPLPKLLMRGSLSANSHEETLHDGDPIFTVSLFGGVMHRYIFPGAAWDAPERKGTAMDSIPFTHPAHVPPILELLRQQCAFNILLSSCITPQLVSSAGLVCNLHFEVLLESDTSFSVTFQQPDTDNLAVCKGSSSISSDISSSTDHTPTKAPKNVATSEGLDSSTRTLSTPSPGLILPSKSSSLSSPALSSNGHETNSSSSSSAPAETVAVVHPQPGTHTRSRQSKAHSHAPIDLLPDHTLLQIFSHLPTNQLCRCARVCRRWYNLAWDPRLWSTIRLTGELLHADRAIRVLTHRLCQDTPNVCLTLETVVVNGCKRLTDRGLHVVAQCCPELRRLEVAGCYNISNEAVFEVVSRCPNLEHLNLSGCSKVTCISLTQEASLQLSPLHGQQISIHYLDMTDCFSLEDEGLRTIAYHCPRLTHLYLRRCTRLTDEALRHLALHCPSIKELSLSDCRLVGDFGLREVARLEGCLRYLSVAHCTRITDVGMRYVARYCPRLRYLNARGCEGLTDHGLGHLARSCPKLKSLDVGKCPLVSDSGLEQLAMYCQGLRRVSLRACESVTGRGLKALAANCCELQLLNVQDCEVSPEALRFVRRHCRRCVIEHTNPAFY; translated from the exons ATGGAACGAGACTTTTCAGCTTGTCCGCAGATGCATG TGTCCTCCGTGAATACCATGAGGTCTCGTTTGGAAATGATTGCCAAACAACAAGG GATGGGTTTTCACATTACTGATGACACATGCTACTTGACAGCAGACTTGTTCTACTTGGAGGTGGTGTTGCTGCCATGTGGTGgggtggaggaggtgaaggtggCCCCACATGGAGGATCTCCTGCT CCCAGTGAGAGCCTTCGACAACTGCTGAG GTTGAAGAATTTTGCTGCCTTCTCCATGAAATTGGCAGGCCTCTTCAGGCAGTACAACATCCCTGGAGACAAGTACACGtcttttgcattgtttttaaaaaaacaaactttttttttttccttctatcaTTTGAGGCCactagtattttgtttttatactaaTCTATTGCTGCCTTTTTGCCCAAgtaaagtcaaattaaaactgTTTACATCTCTACAATCCCTCTGGAAAGACTTGCAGCTCATGTCACTTTTGCCAAG GGAACCTAAGGACAGTCACGCCCAATTGGACATGATTAACAATGGCCGGATTGGGTGTCTAATGGCTGGAAAACAGG attgTCCTCCGACTATCCAGTTCTATATCAACCCAGCTGATGTAAAGCAAACTTCAGATTCAC CTTTTGCATTTAAAGAGATGGAGGCGGTTGTTCAGACAGCCCAGGTGACTTTGGGTGTCAGCGACGTGAATCACAAGCTTCAGATGGCTTCTGTGATCCCACAGCCTCCACAGCTGGATGCCCAGGG CAACCCTGTGTTCCTGCCATTGAATGAAGTGCCAAATGAGACTCTGCCGGCCTGTTTCCTGCTCAAACTGCAGCCAGCAGTACCAGTGACGGTGTCTTTTGTTAAGAAGCTCAGTGAAATTACAG ATGTGACTATGCTAGATGTTGACCTGCAGTGGGCGCCTTTACCCAAACTTCTGATGAGGGGTTCACTGAGTGCAAACAGCCATGAGGAGACATTACATGACGGGGATCCTATTTTTACAGTG TCTCTCTTCGGGGGTGTAATGCACCGTTATATTTTCCCTGGAGCTGCATGGGATGCACCTGAGCGTAAAGGCACAGCAATGGACAGCATTCCCTTCACCCACCCTGCCCATGTCCCACCTATACTGGAGCTGCTGCGCCAACAGTGTGCTTTTAACATTCTGCTGAGCAGCTGTATTACTCCTCAGCTTGTCAGTTCAG CAGGTCTAGTCTGTAACCTGCACTTTGAAGTCCTTCTGGAGTCTGACACAAGCTTTTCTGTGACCTTCCAGCAGCCTGACACAGACAACCTCGCTGTTT GTAAAGGGAGCTCAAGCATCTCTTCTGACATAAGTTCGAGCACAGATCACACACCAACTAAAGCTCCAAAGAATGTGGCTACCAGCGAAG GTCTAGACTCCAGCACAAGGACTTTGAGCACCCCGAGCCCTGGTCTGATCCTGCCGTCTAagtcctcctctctctcctcacctgcCCTTTCCAGCAACGGCCATGAGACcaactcctcctcttcctcctctgctcccgCCGAGACGGTCGCCGTGGTCCACCCTCAGCCCGGCACCCACACTCGTTCCCGCCAGTCCAAAGCCCACTCACACGCGCCCATTGACCTCCTCCCTGATCACACCCTCCTGCAGATCTTTTCCCATCTCCCCACCAATCAGCTGTGCCGGTGCGCACGCGTATGCCGTCGTTGGTACAACCTGGCATGGGACCCGAGGCTGTGGAGCACCATCCGACTAACGGGAGAGCTGCTCCATGCCGACCGTGCCATCAGGGTCCTGACTCACCGGCTGTGCCAGGACACCCCAAATGTGTGTCTGACTCTAGAGACGGTGGTGGTGAATGGCTGCAAGAGGCTCACTGACCGGGGGCTGCACGTGGTGGCTCAGTGCTGCCCAGAGCTGCGGCGCCTGGAGGTCGCTGGCTGTTATAACATCTCCAATGAGGCTGTGTTTGAAGTGGTGTCCCGCTGCCCCAACCTGGAACACCTGAACCTCTCAG GCTGCTCTAAGGTGACGTGTATCAGCCTTACCCAGGAGGCCTCACTCCAGCTGTCCCCTCTGCACGGCCAGCAGATCTCCATTCACTATCTGGACATGACCGACTGCTTTTCCCTTGAGGATGAGGGCCTGCGAACTATCGCTTACCACTGCCCTCGCCTCACACATCTCTATTTGCGCCGCTGCAccagactgacagatgaagcCCTGCGCCACCTGGCTCTCCACTGCCCCTCGATAAAAGAGCTGAGTCTCAGTGACTGTCGCCTGGTTGGGGACTTTGGCCTCCGTGAAGTGGCCCGACTGGAGGGCTGCCTGCGCTACCTGAGTGTGGCCCACTGCACCCGCATTACAGATGTGGGCATGCGTTATGTGGCTCGCTACTGCCCAAGACTGCGCTACCTGAATGCCAGGGGTTGCGAGGGGCTGACAGATCACGGTCTTGGCCACCTGGCTAGGAGCTGTCCTAAACTCAAGTCTCTGGATGTGGGCAAGTGCCCGCTGGTGTCAGACAGTGGACTGGAGCAGCTGGCTATGTATTGCCAAGGCCTGAGGCGCGTGAGTCTCAGGGCGTGCGAGAGCGTAACAGGCCGAGGACTCAAAGCTCTGGCGGCCAACTGCTGCGAGCTGCAGCTTCTCAACGTGCAGGACTGTGAGGTGTCGCCAGAGGCTCTGCGGTTTGTGAGACGCCACTGCCGGCGCTGCGTCATCGAGCACACAAACCCTGCTTTCTACTGA
- the LOC137104501 gene encoding F-box/LRR-repeat protein 7-like isoform X11, producing the protein MLDVDLQWAPLPKLLMRGSLSANSHEETLHDGDPIFTVSLFGGVMHRYIFPGAAWDAPERKGTAMDSIPFTHPAHVPPILELLRQQCAFNILLSSCITPQLVSSAGLVCNLHFEVLLESDTSFSVTFQQPDTDNLAVCKGSSSISSDISSSTDHTPTKAPKNVATSEGLDSSTRTLSTPSPGLILPSKSSSLSSPALSSNGHETNSSSSSSAPAETVAVVHPQPGTHTRSRQSKAHSHAPIDLLPDHTLLQIFSHLPTNQLCRCARVCRRWYNLAWDPRLWSTIRLTGELLHADRAIRVLTHRLCQDTPNVCLTLETVVVNGCKRLTDRGLHVVAQCCPELRRLEVAGCYNISNEAVFEVVSRCPNLEHLNLSGCSKVTCISLTQEASLQLSPLHGQQISIHYLDMTDCFSLEDEGLRTIAYHCPRLTHLYLRRCTRLTDEALRHLALHCPSIKELSLSDCRLVGDFGLREVARLEGCLRYLSVAHCTRITDVGMRYVARYCPRLRYLNARGCEGLTDHGLGHLARSCPKLKSLDVGKCPLVSDSGLEQLAMYCQGLRRVSLRACESVTGRGLKALAANCCELQLLNVQDCEVSPEALRFVRRHCRRCVIEHTNPAFY; encoded by the exons ATGCTAGATGTTGACCTGCAGTGGGCGCCTTTACCCAAACTTCTGATGAGGGGTTCACTGAGTGCAAACAGCCATGAGGAGACATTACATGACGGGGATCCTATTTTTACAGTG TCTCTCTTCGGGGGTGTAATGCACCGTTATATTTTCCCTGGAGCTGCATGGGATGCACCTGAGCGTAAAGGCACAGCAATGGACAGCATTCCCTTCACCCACCCTGCCCATGTCCCACCTATACTGGAGCTGCTGCGCCAACAGTGTGCTTTTAACATTCTGCTGAGCAGCTGTATTACTCCTCAGCTTGTCAGTTCAG CAGGTCTAGTCTGTAACCTGCACTTTGAAGTCCTTCTGGAGTCTGACACAAGCTTTTCTGTGACCTTCCAGCAGCCTGACACAGACAACCTCGCTGTTT GTAAAGGGAGCTCAAGCATCTCTTCTGACATAAGTTCGAGCACAGATCACACACCAACTAAAGCTCCAAAGAATGTGGCTACCAGCGAAG GTCTAGACTCCAGCACAAGGACTTTGAGCACCCCGAGCCCTGGTCTGATCCTGCCGTCTAagtcctcctctctctcctcacctgcCCTTTCCAGCAACGGCCATGAGACcaactcctcctcttcctcctctgctcccgCCGAGACGGTCGCCGTGGTCCACCCTCAGCCCGGCACCCACACTCGTTCCCGCCAGTCCAAAGCCCACTCACACGCGCCCATTGACCTCCTCCCTGATCACACCCTCCTGCAGATCTTTTCCCATCTCCCCACCAATCAGCTGTGCCGGTGCGCACGCGTATGCCGTCGTTGGTACAACCTGGCATGGGACCCGAGGCTGTGGAGCACCATCCGACTAACGGGAGAGCTGCTCCATGCCGACCGTGCCATCAGGGTCCTGACTCACCGGCTGTGCCAGGACACCCCAAATGTGTGTCTGACTCTAGAGACGGTGGTGGTGAATGGCTGCAAGAGGCTCACTGACCGGGGGCTGCACGTGGTGGCTCAGTGCTGCCCAGAGCTGCGGCGCCTGGAGGTCGCTGGCTGTTATAACATCTCCAATGAGGCTGTGTTTGAAGTGGTGTCCCGCTGCCCCAACCTGGAACACCTGAACCTCTCAG GCTGCTCTAAGGTGACGTGTATCAGCCTTACCCAGGAGGCCTCACTCCAGCTGTCCCCTCTGCACGGCCAGCAGATCTCCATTCACTATCTGGACATGACCGACTGCTTTTCCCTTGAGGATGAGGGCCTGCGAACTATCGCTTACCACTGCCCTCGCCTCACACATCTCTATTTGCGCCGCTGCAccagactgacagatgaagcCCTGCGCCACCTGGCTCTCCACTGCCCCTCGATAAAAGAGCTGAGTCTCAGTGACTGTCGCCTGGTTGGGGACTTTGGCCTCCGTGAAGTGGCCCGACTGGAGGGCTGCCTGCGCTACCTGAGTGTGGCCCACTGCACCCGCATTACAGATGTGGGCATGCGTTATGTGGCTCGCTACTGCCCAAGACTGCGCTACCTGAATGCCAGGGGTTGCGAGGGGCTGACAGATCACGGTCTTGGCCACCTGGCTAGGAGCTGTCCTAAACTCAAGTCTCTGGATGTGGGCAAGTGCCCGCTGGTGTCAGACAGTGGACTGGAGCAGCTGGCTATGTATTGCCAAGGCCTGAGGCGCGTGAGTCTCAGGGCGTGCGAGAGCGTAACAGGCCGAGGACTCAAAGCTCTGGCGGCCAACTGCTGCGAGCTGCAGCTTCTCAACGTGCAGGACTGTGAGGTGTCGCCAGAGGCTCTGCGGTTTGTGAGACGCCACTGCCGGCGCTGCGTCATCGAGCACACAAACCCTGCTTTCTACTGA
- the LOC137104501 gene encoding F-box/LRR-repeat protein 7-like isoform X12 has protein sequence MGANNGKQYGSEGKGSSSISSDISSSTDHTPTKAPKNVATSEGLDSSTRTLSTPSPGLILPSKSSSLSSPALSSNGHETNSSSSSSAPAETVAVVHPQPGTHTRSRQSKAHSHAPIDLLPDHTLLQIFSHLPTNQLCRCARVCRRWYNLAWDPRLWSTIRLTGELLHADRAIRVLTHRLCQDTPNVCLTLETVVVNGCKRLTDRGLHVVAQCCPELRRLEVAGCYNISNEAVFEVVSRCPNLEHLNLSGCSKVTCISLTQEASLQLSPLHGQQISIHYLDMTDCFSLEDEGLRTIAYHCPRLTHLYLRRCTRLTDEALRHLALHCPSIKELSLSDCRLVGDFGLREVARLEGCLRYLSVAHCTRITDVGMRYVARYCPRLRYLNARGCEGLTDHGLGHLARSCPKLKSLDVGKCPLVSDSGLEQLAMYCQGLRRVSLRACESVTGRGLKALAANCCELQLLNVQDCEVSPEALRFVRRHCRRCVIEHTNPAFY, from the exons ATGGGTGCGAACAATGGAAAACAGTATGGAAGCGAGG GTAAAGGGAGCTCAAGCATCTCTTCTGACATAAGTTCGAGCACAGATCACACACCAACTAAAGCTCCAAAGAATGTGGCTACCAGCGAAG GTCTAGACTCCAGCACAAGGACTTTGAGCACCCCGAGCCCTGGTCTGATCCTGCCGTCTAagtcctcctctctctcctcacctgcCCTTTCCAGCAACGGCCATGAGACcaactcctcctcttcctcctctgctcccgCCGAGACGGTCGCCGTGGTCCACCCTCAGCCCGGCACCCACACTCGTTCCCGCCAGTCCAAAGCCCACTCACACGCGCCCATTGACCTCCTCCCTGATCACACCCTCCTGCAGATCTTTTCCCATCTCCCCACCAATCAGCTGTGCCGGTGCGCACGCGTATGCCGTCGTTGGTACAACCTGGCATGGGACCCGAGGCTGTGGAGCACCATCCGACTAACGGGAGAGCTGCTCCATGCCGACCGTGCCATCAGGGTCCTGACTCACCGGCTGTGCCAGGACACCCCAAATGTGTGTCTGACTCTAGAGACGGTGGTGGTGAATGGCTGCAAGAGGCTCACTGACCGGGGGCTGCACGTGGTGGCTCAGTGCTGCCCAGAGCTGCGGCGCCTGGAGGTCGCTGGCTGTTATAACATCTCCAATGAGGCTGTGTTTGAAGTGGTGTCCCGCTGCCCCAACCTGGAACACCTGAACCTCTCAG GCTGCTCTAAGGTGACGTGTATCAGCCTTACCCAGGAGGCCTCACTCCAGCTGTCCCCTCTGCACGGCCAGCAGATCTCCATTCACTATCTGGACATGACCGACTGCTTTTCCCTTGAGGATGAGGGCCTGCGAACTATCGCTTACCACTGCCCTCGCCTCACACATCTCTATTTGCGCCGCTGCAccagactgacagatgaagcCCTGCGCCACCTGGCTCTCCACTGCCCCTCGATAAAAGAGCTGAGTCTCAGTGACTGTCGCCTGGTTGGGGACTTTGGCCTCCGTGAAGTGGCCCGACTGGAGGGCTGCCTGCGCTACCTGAGTGTGGCCCACTGCACCCGCATTACAGATGTGGGCATGCGTTATGTGGCTCGCTACTGCCCAAGACTGCGCTACCTGAATGCCAGGGGTTGCGAGGGGCTGACAGATCACGGTCTTGGCCACCTGGCTAGGAGCTGTCCTAAACTCAAGTCTCTGGATGTGGGCAAGTGCCCGCTGGTGTCAGACAGTGGACTGGAGCAGCTGGCTATGTATTGCCAAGGCCTGAGGCGCGTGAGTCTCAGGGCGTGCGAGAGCGTAACAGGCCGAGGACTCAAAGCTCTGGCGGCCAACTGCTGCGAGCTGCAGCTTCTCAACGTGCAGGACTGTGAGGTGTCGCCAGAGGCTCTGCGGTTTGTGAGACGCCACTGCCGGCGCTGCGTCATCGAGCACACAAACCCTGCTTTCTACTGA